From Medicago truncatula cultivar Jemalong A17 chromosome 7, MtrunA17r5.0-ANR, whole genome shotgun sequence, a single genomic window includes:
- the LOC11446388 gene encoding pectinesterase gives MANQQSLLDKPRKSLPKTFWLILSLVAIIISSALISTHLKKPISFFHLTTVQNVYCEHAVDTKSCLAHVSEVSHVPTLVTTKDQNLHVLLSLLTKSTTHIQNAMDTASVIKRRINSPREEIALSDCEQLMDLSMNRIWDTMLKLTKNNIDSQQDAHTWLSSVLTNHATCLDGLEGSSRVVMENDLQDLISRARSSLAVFLVVFPQKDRDQFIDETLIGEFPSWVTSKDRRLLETAVGDIKANVVVAQDGSGKFKTVAEAVASAPDNGKTKYVIYVKKGTYKENVEIGSKKTNVMLVGDGMDATIITGNLNFIDGTTTFKSSTVAAVGDGFIAQDIWFQNMAGAAKHQAVALRVGSDQSVINRCRIDAFQDTLYAHSNRQFYRDSVITGTIDFIFGNAAVVFQKCKLVARKPMANQNNMFTAQGREDPGQNTGTSIQQCDLTPSSDLKPVVGSIKTFLGRPWKKYSRTVVMQSFLDSHIDPTGWAEWDAASKDFLQTLYYGEYLNNGPGAGTAKRVTWPGYHVINTAAEASKFTVAQLIQGNVWLKNTGVAFTEGL, from the exons ATGGCTAATCAACAATCTTTGCTAGACAAGCCTAGAAAATCCCTTCCAAAAACATTTTGGTTAATCCTCTCTTTAGTTGCTATCATAATCTCATCAGCCCTAATTTCTACTCATCTCAAGAAACCAATCTCATTTTTTCACCTCACCACAGTTCAGAATGTTTACTGTGAACATGCTGTTGATACAAAATCTTGCTTAGCTCATGTATCCGAAGTATCTCACGTTCCAACTTTGGTCACGACAAAAGACCAAAACTTGCATGTACTCTTGTCCTTATTAACAAAGTCCACCACACACATTCAAAATGCTATGGACACAGCCAGTGTTATCAAACGCCGAATTAACAGCCCTAGAGAAGAAATTGCTTTGAGTGACTGTGAACAACTAATGGACTTGTCCATGAACAGAATTTGGGACACGATGTTAAAgctaacaaaaaataatattgactCACAGCAAGATGCACATACATGGCTAAGCAGTGTGCTCACTAACCATGCAACTTGCTTGGATGGATTAGAAGGTTCATCTCGGGTCGTTATGGAAAATGACCTTCAGGACTTGATATCAAGAGCTAGATCTTCTCTAGCTGtgtttcttgttgtttttcCTCAAAAGGATCGTGACCAATTCATTGATGAAACATTGATTGGAGAATTTCCATCGTGGGTTACAAGCAAAGATCGGAGGCTTTTGGAGACCGCGGTTGGGGACATAAAGGCAAATGTTGTCGTAGCTCAGGATGGGAGTGGCAAGTTCAAGACTGTGGCTGAGGCTGTGGCATCTGCACCTGACAACGGTAAGACAAAGTATGTTATCTATGTGAAAAAGGGAACATACAAAGAGAACGTAGAAATTGGTTCgaaaaaaacaaatgtgatGCTCGTTGGTGATGGAATGGATGCAACAATAATCACAGGAAACTTAAATTTTATCGATGGGACAACGACCTTCAAAAGTTCAACTGTTG CTGCGGTTGGGGATGGGTTTATAGCACAAGATATTTGGTTCCAAAATATGGCAGGCGCAGCAAAGCACCAGGCAGTGGCTCTCCGTGTCGGCTCTGACCAATCTGTCATCAACCGTTGCCGCATTGACGCCTTTCAAGACACTCTTTACGCACACTCCAACCGGCAGTTTTACCGTGACTCTGTCATTACAGGTACCATTGACTTCATCTTTGGAAATGCAGCTGTTGTGTTCCAGAAGTGCAAGTTGGTGGCCCGTAAACCCATGGCCAACCAAAACAATATGTTTACAGCCCAAGGTCGAGAAGACCCCGGTCAAAACACAGGTACTTCAATTCAACAATGTGACCTAACACCAAGTTCAGACCTTAAGCCCGTCGTAGGCTCCATCAAAACTTTCCTCGGCCGCCCATGGAAGAAATACTCCAGGACTGTTGTGATGCAATCCTTTCTGGACAGCCACATCGACCCAACAGGATGGGCTGAGTGGGATGCCGCGAGTAAGGACTTTCTGCAGACACTGTACTACGGAGAGTACTTGAACAATGGACCAGGTGCTGGTACTGCCAAGAGAGTGACTTGGCCAGGTTATCATGTCATCAATACTGCTGCAGAGGCTAGCAAGTTTACGGTAGCACAACTAATCCAAGGTAATGTTTGGTTGAAGAACACAGGGGTGGCCTTTACTGAGGGCTTGTAA
- the LOC112416377 gene encoding MDIS1-interacting receptor like kinase 2, whose protein sequence is MREYMARRNTLDTQNLFTIWSFDDKMVYENIIQATDDFDDKHLIGVGGHGSVYKAELDTGQVVAVKKLHSIVYEENSNLKSFTSEIQALTEIRHRNIVKLHGFCLHSRVSFLVYEYMGKGSVDNILKDYDEAIAFDWNKRVNAIKDIANAVCYMHHHCSPPIVHRDISSKNILLNLEYVAHVSDFGIAKLLNPDSTNWTSFAGTIGYAAPEYAYTMQVNEKCDVYSFGVLALEKLFGKHPGGLIYHSSLSPLWKIVGNLLDDTSLMDKLDQRLPRPLNPFVNELVSIARIAIVCLTESSQSRPTMEQVAQQLSMSYLSTVD, encoded by the exons ATGGTGTATGAGAATATTATTCAAGCCACAGACGATTTTGATGATAAACATCTCATCGGAGTTGGAGGGCATGGAAGTGTTTACAAAGCAGAATTAGACACAGGTCAAGTAGTTGCTGTTAAAAAGCTCCATTCAATAGTATATGAAGAAAATTCAAACCTAAAATCTTTCACAAGTGAGATCCAAGCACTGACAGAAATTCGACATCGTAACATTGTAAAACTGCATGGATTTTGTTTGCATTCTCGAGTCTCATTTTTGGTCTACGAATACATGGGAAAAGGAAGTGTAGATAACattttgaaagattatgatgAAGCAATTGCATTTGACTGGAATAAGAGGGTGAATGCCATTAAAGATATAGCTAATGCTGTATGTTATATGCATCATCATTGCTCACCTCCAATTGTTCATCGAGATATATCAAGCAAGAATATACTTCTAAATTTGGAATATGTGGCTCATGTCTCTGACTTTGGAATAGCTAAGCTTCTTAATCCTGATTCAACCAATTGGACCTCATTTGCAGGAACCATTGGATATGCTGCACCAG AATATGCATACACAATGCAAGTGAATGAGAAATGTGATGTGTATAGTTTTGGGGTATTAGCATTGGAAAAACTTTTTGGAAAACACCCTGGAGGTTTGATATATCATTCCTCACTATCACCTTTGTGGAAAATTGTGGGCAACTTACTTGATGATACATCGTTGATGGATAAGTTGGATCAACGTCTCCCTCGTCCGTTGAATCCTTTTGTTAATGAGTTGGTATCGATTGCAAGGATCGCAATTGTCTGCTTGACTGAAAGTTCACAGTCTCGCCCTACCATGGAGCAGGTCGCTCAACAACTTTCAATGTCATATTTGTCTACAGTGGATTAG